A part of Lacibacter sp. H407 genomic DNA contains:
- a CDS encoding very short patch repair endonuclease has protein sequence MADVHTKAQRSYNMSRIKGKNTKPELLVRKYLHAQGFRYKLHDKTLPGKPDLVLPKYNTAIFIHGCFWHGHANCKYFTIPKTRTDWWMDKINKNRTNDVKAMKLLKEDGWKIITIWECKLKPAKLEQTLAALVKKLS, from the coding sequence ATGGCCGATGTACATACCAAAGCACAACGCAGCTACAACATGAGCCGCATCAAAGGCAAAAACACAAAGCCCGAACTGCTGGTGCGGAAATATTTACATGCACAGGGCTTTCGTTACAAACTGCACGACAAAACTTTACCCGGCAAGCCCGATCTCGTATTACCTAAATACAACACCGCCATCTTCATACACGGCTGCTTCTGGCACGGACACGCAAACTGTAAATATTTTACCATTCCCAAAACAAGAACCGATTGGTGGATGGATAAGATCAATAAGAATCGTACGAATGATGTAAAAGCAATGAAGCTGCTGAAGGAAGATGGATGGAAAATAATTACGATCTGGGAATGCAAACTAAAACCTGCTAAGCTTGAACAAACACTTGCCGCTCTGGTAAAAAAACTCTCCTGA
- a CDS encoding helix-turn-helix transcriptional regulator: protein MDMKTKIGLRIKELRTDQNLTQEEVAWKAEVDRTFMNHVENGKRNVSVDTLSKIICNGLETSFKDFFHTELFNGKRKSK, encoded by the coding sequence ATGGATATGAAAACCAAAATTGGTTTGCGCATTAAAGAACTACGCACCGATCAAAATCTCACACAGGAAGAAGTTGCATGGAAAGCAGAGGTAGACAGAACATTTATGAACCATGTTGAAAATGGTAAACGCAATGTTTCTGTTGATACACTTTCAAAAATTATCTGCAACGGATTAGAAACAAGTTTCAAGGATTTTTTTCACACAGAACTATTTAACGGGAAAAGGAAAAGCAAATGA